A stretch of DNA from Lujinxingia litoralis:
TCATCGCCCGCGGCCAGCCCCTGACCCAGATCCTGCCGGTGCTGGGCCTCTTTGCCATGGCCGCCGTGCGCATGATGCCCTCGTTAACCCGCATCATCGCCGCGCTGACCAGCATCCGCCACTTTCGCCCCAGCGTCGACGTGATCGCCGGCGACCTGGCGGCCCTCAACGCCTCGGCGTTCGACGCCACCGACACCGACACAGCCCCGCCCCACGGCCCCCGCGACAACCCTCGCCCCCTCACCCGGGAGCTGCGTCTGCACCAGGTCAACTACACCTACCCCGAGAGCGGAGAGCCGGCGTTGCGCGAGATCGACCTCCGCATTGAACGGGGGCAATCCGTGGCCTTCGTCGGCCCTTCCGGCGCCGGCAAAACCACCTGTGTGGACCTGATCCTGGGCCTGCTCCCTCCCGACCAGGGCCAGGTCCTGGTCGACGGACAAAACATTCACGCCGAATTGGAACGCTGGCAGGCCAACCTGGGCTACATCGCCCAGCCGGTCTACCTGATGGACGATACCATCCGGCGCAACATCGCCTTTGGCCTGCCCGACGCCCACATCGACGATGACGAGGTCTGGCGCGCCCTCCACGACGCCCAGCTCGCCAGCTACATCTCTGCACTTCCCGAGGCCCTGGACACCACCATCGGCGAAGGCGGCGTGCGCCTCTCCGGCGGCCAGCGCCAGCGCTTAGGCATCGCCCGCGCGCTCTACCGCCGCCCCGATCTCCTGGTGCTCGACGAGGCCACCAGCGCGCTGGACAACACCACCGAGCGCGAGATCACCCGCGCCATCGATCGCCTCTCCGGCCAGATGACCCTGATCATCATCGCCCACCGCCTGAGCACCGTACGCCACTGCGATCGCCTCTTTGTCCTGGACCAGGGCCGCCTCATCGATCAGGGCACCTACGACGAGCTGGCCGCCCGCTGTCCCACCTTCCAGCAAATGGTCCAGGCCGCCCACCAGCCGCCCACCGCCCTGCCCGGCGCCCGCCAGCTGAGGTTAAAATGAGCGCCCCGATCCCCATCCTCTTCCCCGTCGAGACGATCAACCGCGAGCTCGACTTTCGCCTGGTCATGGCCGCCCTGAGCGCCCGGGCCCACAACCGCATCTACATCGGCCTGCACGAAACGCTGATGCGCCTGTGCCGCCACCTCGACCACGGGGTCTACCTGGGTAAAAACGCCATCCGGCCCCACTTCCCCGACCGCCTCGACGACTATCACCTCCTAAAGTCCCGCCAGTTCTGCTTCGTGCACCTGGACACCGAGGGGGCCGTCTACCCGGGCACCGAAGAGCGCTGGCGCCAGGTGCTCCACAGCCGCCTCCACCCCGACCACCTGGCCGGCGATGACTACGTGCTCACCTGGGGCGACTTTCAGCGCGACACCTACCGGATGCGCGCGCCAAACCTGGCCGACCACATCCTGACCACCGGCCACCCCGGCTTTGACCTCTACCGTCCCGACTGGCGCCCCTACTTCGAGGCCGACGCCCGAAAACAGCGCCAGCGCTACGGCGACTTCATCCTGGTCAACACCAACCTGGCCCGCACCAACAACCGCATGGGTCGCGACTTCGTCTTCAGCTCCTACAACGGCTTTGACCCCGACTCCCCGGCCAGCCGCCGCCACACCATCGAGAGCTGGGCCCGCCAGACCGAGCAGCTCAGCCGCTTTGTGCGCCTGGTCCACGAACTCAGCCAGCGCTTTGGCCACCAGTCCATCGTGCTCCGCCCCCACCCCTCCGAAGATCCGGCCCTCTATGAGCGCATCTTCGCCGGCCTGCCCCACCTGCATGTGCTCCACCAGGGGCCGGTGGCGCCCTGGCTGCTGGCCTGCCGCTGCCTGATCCACGATGGCTGCACCACCGGGCTGGAGGCCCACCTGGCCGGACGCCCGGTGATCAACTTCCACCCCGACGACTCCCGCGGCCCCGACGCCCTCTTTTTACCCAACCTCTTCGGCCAGCACTGCACCTCGATCGAGGAGGTGCTCGACGCGGTGGCCTCCCTCACGCGGCGCCCCCGCCGGGAGCTGCCTCCGCGGCCGGCCACTCCTCCCTCCGATCCCCGCGCGCTGGCGCTGCTGCACAACTTCCGCGGCGAAGCCCTGCCCCTGATCCTGGAGGTGCTCCAGCAGGCCCAGCGCTCGCTCTCCCCTCAAGGGGCTCCCTCCGACGCGCTCCTCTATGCCGAGGAGCTCGCCGGCCAGGTGGTCGAGCGCACCAAAGCCCTGGCGCGCCCCCTCTCCCACCGCCACCGGGTGGCCAACGCCTACGCCCGGGGCAAGTTCCCCGGCTTCGATCCCCGCGACATCGCTCGCCGACTGGCCCGGGTCCAGGCGCTGATCGGGCGCTCGGTACGCCACCGGGTGTTCAGCCCGGGCCTGCTTGTGGTGGAGGCCCCTTAAACGCGATCCTCGGAGGCGCGCCGCCCCGACTCAATGGCCTGGCGCAGATCGTGGAGCAGCTGCTTCTTCACAAAGCCGCCCTTCTTGAGGATCCGCGTCACATCCCGGCTTAAACGCTCCCGATCGCGGGCGTCGAGATCGGCGGCCGAAAACACGATCACCGGGATGTCGGCGGCCTCCGGGCGACGACGCAAACGCTCCAAAAGCCCGAACCCGTCGAGACGCGGCATCATCAGATCGAGCAGGATCGCGCTGGGCGCGGCGCCCCCGTCGATGAAGTCCAGCGCCTCCAGCCCGTCGCAGGCCCCCAGCGTCTTCCAGCCCCCGCCGCGGATCGTGCGTATCAGAAGCTCGCGGGTGGCATCGTCATCTTCCACCACCAGCACCGGCCCCACCCCCGGTGAGGCCACATGAGCGTGCAGCACCCGGGAGAGTTCGTGGCGATCGACGGGCTTGGTCAGGTAATCGGCCGCCCCCAGGGAGAGGCCCACGTTCTTCTCGCTGACAATCGTGACCATCACCACCGGGATCGCGCTCAGCTCCCGATCTTCTTTGAGCCGGCGGAGCACATCCCAGCCGTCGACCTCGGGCATGAGCACATCCAGGGTGATCACATCGGGGCGCACCGACCGCACCACCTCCAGGGTGTCTTCTCCCCCCAGGCAGGTGTGCACGCAGAAGCCCTGGCGGGGCAGGTAGCGCTTCATCAGCTGATGCACCGTGGGATCGTCGTCGATCACCAGCACCCGCGGTCCCCCCTCCGCCGCCGGGCTCTCCTCGACCAGCTCCTCGTCCAGCTCCGGGCCCTCCTCCCGGGCCTCTTCGGTGGCACGCTCCTCGTGCGGGGCCTCCGCGGAAACCACCACCTGCTCCTCGTCGTCGAAGTCCAGCGGCAGGATCACGCGAAAGGTCGAGCCCTCCCCAACCTGGCTCTCCACCTCGATGTCGCCCCGCATCAGCTGCGCAAAATGCTGGCTGATCGTCAGCCCCAGCCCGGTGCCCCCGTACTCCCGGGTGGTGGAGTCGTCGGCCTGGCGAAACGCCTCAAAGAGCGCCTGGAGCTTCTCCGGCGGGATGCCGATGCCGCTGTCGATCACCTCAAACACGCAGCGCTGCTCCGGATGCTCGACCACCCGCACCTCGATGGTGCCCTCTTCGGTGAACTTGGAGGCGTTCGACAAGAGATTGATCAGCACCTGGCGCAACTTCATGCGATCGGCACGCACGACGTCTGGAGCCTGGTTCAGGCTCACCTGAAGCGTGTTCTTATTTTTGGTGACCACCGGCATGATCGTGTCGGTGACCTCCTCCAGAAGCTCCCGCACATCGATGGTTTCCACGTACACGTCCATCTTGCCGGCTTCGACCTTGGCCAGGTCCAGCACCTGGTTGATCAACCCGAGCAGGTGGCGCCCGGCCTTGCCGATCTTGGTGATGTCGGGGCGCAACCCCTCGGCGTCGACGCGCTCAAACTCCTCGAGGTCATCCAGGATCAGCTCGCTGTAGCCGATGATCGCGTTGAGCGGCGTGCGCAGCTCGTGGCTGATGTTGGCCAGAAAGCGACTCTTGGCGTGATTGGCCTCCACGGCCTGATCCCGGGCGATCTTAAGGCTCTCCTGAAACTCCCGACGCTCGGTGATGTCGCGCAGAATCGCCACAAAGCGCTCCTCCTCACCGATCCGCGTCAACGAGAGCTCGGCCGGAAAAGACGCGCCCTCGCGCCGCCGGGCCACCGTCTCGTGACCGCGCCCCAGCCAGGCGCTGAGCCCCTCGCCATGCTCCCGCGCCTCCTGAAAGAGCCCCTGCTCCGGCGTCTCCTCCTGCGCGGCCTCCTCAAAGCCACAGGCCGGCAACGAGGTCTTCACCCGGGGCAGCAACGACCAGAAATTCACCCGCCGCAGCTCCGTCGAATCGTAGCCCAGCAGCTGGAGCGCCGCGGCGTTCACCCGCCCCACCCGGCCCTCTTCGCTCAGCGTGAGGATGCCGTCAGGCGCCGCATCAAAGATCGCCCGGGTCTGCGCCTCGCTGCGACGCACCTCGGCCACCGCCCACTCCTTGATCGTCTCGTAGGTCAGGGTGAGCACCATCACGGCGGCAAACATCCCGATGACCAGGCTCATCTCCCAGATCAGCTGCGTGGTGTTAAGCCAGATCCCCTGAGCCGGCGCCCCGCGGATCAGATCCACATAAAAATACGCCGTCGTCGCCGACATGATCACCAGCCAGGCCAGCGCCGAGCGCTTACCGGCGATCAGCGCGGCAAACATCGCAAAGACCACCTGCCAGATCAGCACCGCCAGCCCCAGCTCCCGCGAGGCCACAAAGGCAAAGAGCGCAAACCCGCAAAAGGTCAGCCAGTTGCCCACCACCACCAGGGGCACCCGCGCCTTCATCAGGAAGGGCCCGGCCACCACCCCCAGCGTGGCAAAGATCGTGGCGATCGACTCCGCCGTGGAGCCCGTCACCAGGTAGAGGATACTCGCGTACACCGGGCCAAAGACCGCCAGCGCAAAGGAGAGCGCCACGACCACCCGCGCCCGAAAGAGCTTGGTCGAGTCTTCCAGCGCCTCTGCCGGCATAAAGCGCCGCACCGCGCGCTCCAGCCATCCTACCGAGTCCGCGTCCATCATCTAAAACACCTCATACTGCACACTCACCAGGGAGCGGCGGCTCAACAACATCGGTCCCTCCCCGGGCCAGGATCTCCGGGGCGGCGGCTCGACCGCGGGGTCGAGCACCAGAAATTCAGGGAAAAAACGCGCCGGCCCGCCCATACGGGGATCAACCGGGGCGACGCACGCTC
This window harbors:
- a CDS encoding response regulator — its product is MMDADSVGWLERAVRRFMPAEALEDSTKLFRARVVVALSFALAVFGPVYASILYLVTGSTAESIATIFATLGVVAGPFLMKARVPLVVVGNWLTFCGFALFAFVASRELGLAVLIWQVVFAMFAALIAGKRSALAWLVIMSATTAYFYVDLIRGAPAQGIWLNTTQLIWEMSLVIGMFAAVMVLTLTYETIKEWAVAEVRRSEAQTRAIFDAAPDGILTLSEEGRVGRVNAAALQLLGYDSTELRRVNFWSLLPRVKTSLPACGFEEAAQEETPEQGLFQEAREHGEGLSAWLGRGHETVARRREGASFPAELSLTRIGEEERFVAILRDITERREFQESLKIARDQAVEANHAKSRFLANISHELRTPLNAIIGYSELILDDLEEFERVDAEGLRPDITKIGKAGRHLLGLINQVLDLAKVEAGKMDVYVETIDVRELLEEVTDTIMPVVTKNKNTLQVSLNQAPDVVRADRMKLRQVLINLLSNASKFTEEGTIEVRVVEHPEQRCVFEVIDSGIGIPPEKLQALFEAFRQADDSTTREYGGTGLGLTISQHFAQLMRGDIEVESQVGEGSTFRVILPLDFDDEEQVVVSAEAPHEERATEEAREEGPELDEELVEESPAAEGGPRVLVIDDDPTVHQLMKRYLPRQGFCVHTCLGGEDTLEVVRSVRPDVITLDVLMPEVDGWDVLRRLKEDRELSAIPVVMVTIVSEKNVGLSLGAADYLTKPVDRHELSRVLHAHVASPGVGPVLVVEDDDATRELLIRTIRGGGWKTLGACDGLEALDFIDGGAAPSAILLDLMMPRLDGFGLLERLRRRPEAADIPVIVFSAADLDARDRERLSRDVTRILKKGGFVKKQLLHDLRQAIESGRRASEDRV
- a CDS encoding ABC transporter ATP-binding protein; translation: MTLFRQIGSLFDRRQRRQLGGLFALMLVGAGFEALGVGIVMPFISLLNDPTQAYQMPGAQTLLSSLGISSANGIVMAAGLTLLLTFVIKNAVLGLMYHLKFRFVFDNQVRLSRRLFGAYLYSPYAFHLHRNSAQLLRNVNEEVRLSFVHVVIPLLTLAVELMVVCVIALLLAAVEPLIAPVAMLSFGLVSYGFYRSVRQKSTRLGKAQQHHSGQMIQWVNQGLGGVKEAQLLGVQDFFLDTYTAHSTRYARAMRFHSFIKEIPRHVIETLGLAGMILVVLMLIARGQPLTQILPVLGLFAMAAVRMMPSLTRIIAALTSIRHFRPSVDVIAGDLAALNASAFDATDTDTAPPHGPRDNPRPLTRELRLHQVNYTYPESGEPALREIDLRIERGQSVAFVGPSGAGKTTCVDLILGLLPPDQGQVLVDGQNIHAELERWQANLGYIAQPVYLMDDTIRRNIAFGLPDAHIDDDEVWRALHDAQLASYISALPEALDTTIGEGGVRLSGGQRQRLGIARALYRRPDLLVLDEATSALDNTTEREITRAIDRLSGQMTLIIIAHRLSTVRHCDRLFVLDQGRLIDQGTYDELAARCPTFQQMVQAAHQPPTALPGARQLRLK
- a CDS encoding surface carbohydrate biosynthesis protein, giving the protein MSAPIPILFPVETINRELDFRLVMAALSARAHNRIYIGLHETLMRLCRHLDHGVYLGKNAIRPHFPDRLDDYHLLKSRQFCFVHLDTEGAVYPGTEERWRQVLHSRLHPDHLAGDDYVLTWGDFQRDTYRMRAPNLADHILTTGHPGFDLYRPDWRPYFEADARKQRQRYGDFILVNTNLARTNNRMGRDFVFSSYNGFDPDSPASRRHTIESWARQTEQLSRFVRLVHELSQRFGHQSIVLRPHPSEDPALYERIFAGLPHLHVLHQGPVAPWLLACRCLIHDGCTTGLEAHLAGRPVINFHPDDSRGPDALFLPNLFGQHCTSIEEVLDAVASLTRRPRRELPPRPATPPSDPRALALLHNFRGEALPLILEVLQQAQRSLSPQGAPSDALLYAEELAGQVVERTKALARPLSHRHRVANAYARGKFPGFDPRDIARRLARVQALIGRSVRHRVFSPGLLVVEAP